In the Anguilla anguilla isolate fAngAng1 chromosome 7, fAngAng1.pri, whole genome shotgun sequence genome, one interval contains:
- the LOC118231216 gene encoding insulin-like growth factor-binding protein 7 — translation MLVLFVLVASLSFMTAASDRVPRSCGTCNTTGCDPLPADGCEFGKVLDSCGCCSMCAAGPKEPCGGRGSTAKRCAAGLECVKSDKGKKGKLGVCVCKSDYEVCGTDGVTYETGCDLKAASLKAVDQNNPEIKVQNKGKCPKAPAIVTAPGEVWNVTGSQVYLSCEAIGIPTPVLTWKKILSNKGKTDLLPGDKDNLAIQTRGGPEKHEVTGWVLISPLTEDEAGSYECHATNSKGEASAVGTIHVVKSLDDIPTKKEVPAGKEEEL, via the exons ATGCTGGTGCTTTTTGTTCTTGTGGCGTCCCTGTCGTTTATGACTGCGGCTTCGGACCGCGTTCCCCGCAGCTGCGGCACTTGCAACACCACTGGCTGCGACCCTCTCCCTGCTGATGGCTGCGAGTTCGGCAAGGTTCTGGATTCCTGCGGCTGCTGTTCGATGTGCGCGGCCGGCCCGAAAGAGCCTTGTGGAGGGCGGGGATCCACAGCGAAGCGATGCGCCGCTGGGCTGGAATGCGTGAAGAGCGacaaagggaaaaaaggcaaactCGGAGTTTGCGTCTGCAAGAGCGACTATGAAGTGTGTGGCACCGACGGAGTGACTTATGAAACCGGGTGTGATTTGAAAGCCGCCAGTTTGAAAGCAGTCGACCAAAATAACCCTGAGATTAAAGTCCAGAATAAAGGAAAATGCCCGAAAG CTCCTGCCATCGTGACAGCGCCCGGAGAGGTGTGGAACGTTACAGGCTCTCAGGTGTACCTGAGCTGCGAGGCCATCGGAATCCCCACCCCTGTGCTCACCTGGAAGAAG ATTCTCAGTAACAAGGGAAAGACTGACCTGCTCCCTGGAGATAAAGATAACCTGGCTATCCAGACCCGTGGTGGACCAGAGAAGCATGAGGTTACAGGCTGGGTGCTG ATTTCCCCTCTCACCGAGGATGAGGCCGGGTCTTACGAGTGTCACGCCACCAACTCCAAGGGTGAGGCGTCGGCCGTGGGCACCATCCACGTGGTGAAATCCCTCGATGACATTCCCACCAAGAAAGAAG
- the LOC118231214 gene encoding cytochrome c oxidase assembly protein COX18, mitochondrial isoform X1, translating into MRCRMMRQNMARLVAATCRHACQGNRQILQPRVLSIAHAAFSSEPSVPLKPASVALLSRLRCPTHPGSLAPRRALSSNRPGWYESMADSTPVHLTEQLLVTMQQTTGLPWWASIIGTTLALRTVITLPLGAYQMVIIGKVEALQAEIAELAKRLRYEVSVRGKQLDWSEKVCRYQFKKNLRRIVSELYVRDNCHPFKASLLVWVQLPMWVCLSLALRNLSLGTADSTQALQGELAVGGALWFPDLTLPDSTWVMPVCLGLANLLSVEIFALRRLEASKLQKYVTNFIRGISLVMIPLAATVPSSMALYWLSSSCVGLFHNLLLRSPRFRRLCRIPPTRSDSDTPYRDIATAFVAKYLK; encoded by the exons ATGAG GTGCAGGATGATGCGGCAAAACATGGCCAGACTGGTGGCGGCAACTTGTCGGCATGCCTGCCAAGGGAACCGACAGATTCTACAGCCGCGGGTTTTGAGCATCGCACACGCTGCTTTCTCCAGTGAGCCCAGCGTTCCGTTGAAACCCGCGTCAGTGGCGCTACTCAGCCGTCTTCGCTGCCCCACACATCCCGGGAGCTTAGCGCCGCGGAGGGCTCTAAGCTCAAACAGGCCCGGATGGTACGAAAGTATGGCGGATTCCACGCCGGTGCATCTGACCGAGCAGTTGCTAGTCACTATGCAGCAGACGACGGGGCTACCGTGGTGGGCCAGCATCATCGGCACCACCCTGGCGCTGCGGACCGTCATCACTCTCCCGTTGGGGGCCTATCAGATGGTCATAATAGGAAAG GTCGAGGCTCTGCAGGCGGAGATTGCGGAGTTGGCGAAACGCCTGCGCTACGAGGTCTCTGTGCGGGGCAAGCAGCTGGACTGGTCAGAAAAAGTCTGCCG GTACCAGTTCAAAAAGAACTTGCGGCGGATCGTTTCGGAGCTGTATGTGCGGGATAACTGCCACCCCTTCAAGGCCAGCctgctggtgtgggtgcagctGCCCATGTGGGTGTGCCTCTCCCTGGCTCTGCGAAACCTCAGCCTGGGCACGGCAGACTCCACACAGG CTCTGCAGGGAGAGCTGGCAGTAGGGGGCGCTCTCTGGTTTCCAGACCTCACTTTGCCTGACAGCACCTGGGTCATGCCTGTGTGCTTGGGGCTGGCTAACCTCCTCAGCGTGGAG ATATTTGCACTGCGGCGACTAGAAGCCTCAAAGCTTCAGAAGTACGTGACCAACTTCATTCGTGGAATTTCCCTGGTGATGATCCCTCTTGCAGCCACTGTTCCCTCC TCAATGGCCCTGTACTGGCTGAGCTCCAGCTGCGTGGGGCTGTTCCACAACCTGCTCCTGCGCTCCCCCCGATTCCGTCGGCTCTGCCGAATCCCGCCGACGCGGTCCGACTCGGACACGCCCTACCGCGACATCGCCACCGCCTTCGTCGCCAAGTACCTGAAATAG
- the LOC118231214 gene encoding cytochrome c oxidase assembly protein COX18, mitochondrial isoform X2 encodes MCRMMRQNMARLVAATCRHACQGNRQILQPRVLSIAHAAFSSEPSVPLKPASVALLSRLRCPTHPGSLAPRRALSSNRPGWYESMADSTPVHLTEQLLVTMQQTTGLPWWASIIGTTLALRTVITLPLGAYQMVIIGKVEALQAEIAELAKRLRYEVSVRGKQLDWSEKVCRYQFKKNLRRIVSELYVRDNCHPFKASLLVWVQLPMWVCLSLALRNLSLGTADSTQALQGELAVGGALWFPDLTLPDSTWVMPVCLGLANLLSVEIFALRRLEASKLQKYVTNFIRGISLVMIPLAATVPSSMALYWLSSSCVGLFHNLLLRSPRFRRLCRIPPTRSDSDTPYRDIATAFVAKYLK; translated from the exons AT GTGCAGGATGATGCGGCAAAACATGGCCAGACTGGTGGCGGCAACTTGTCGGCATGCCTGCCAAGGGAACCGACAGATTCTACAGCCGCGGGTTTTGAGCATCGCACACGCTGCTTTCTCCAGTGAGCCCAGCGTTCCGTTGAAACCCGCGTCAGTGGCGCTACTCAGCCGTCTTCGCTGCCCCACACATCCCGGGAGCTTAGCGCCGCGGAGGGCTCTAAGCTCAAACAGGCCCGGATGGTACGAAAGTATGGCGGATTCCACGCCGGTGCATCTGACCGAGCAGTTGCTAGTCACTATGCAGCAGACGACGGGGCTACCGTGGTGGGCCAGCATCATCGGCACCACCCTGGCGCTGCGGACCGTCATCACTCTCCCGTTGGGGGCCTATCAGATGGTCATAATAGGAAAG GTCGAGGCTCTGCAGGCGGAGATTGCGGAGTTGGCGAAACGCCTGCGCTACGAGGTCTCTGTGCGGGGCAAGCAGCTGGACTGGTCAGAAAAAGTCTGCCG GTACCAGTTCAAAAAGAACTTGCGGCGGATCGTTTCGGAGCTGTATGTGCGGGATAACTGCCACCCCTTCAAGGCCAGCctgctggtgtgggtgcagctGCCCATGTGGGTGTGCCTCTCCCTGGCTCTGCGAAACCTCAGCCTGGGCACGGCAGACTCCACACAGG CTCTGCAGGGAGAGCTGGCAGTAGGGGGCGCTCTCTGGTTTCCAGACCTCACTTTGCCTGACAGCACCTGGGTCATGCCTGTGTGCTTGGGGCTGGCTAACCTCCTCAGCGTGGAG ATATTTGCACTGCGGCGACTAGAAGCCTCAAAGCTTCAGAAGTACGTGACCAACTTCATTCGTGGAATTTCCCTGGTGATGATCCCTCTTGCAGCCACTGTTCCCTCC TCAATGGCCCTGTACTGGCTGAGCTCCAGCTGCGTGGGGCTGTTCCACAACCTGCTCCTGCGCTCCCCCCGATTCCGTCGGCTCTGCCGAATCCCGCCGACGCGGTCCGACTCGGACACGCCCTACCGCGACATCGCCACCGCCTTCGTCGCCAAGTACCTGAAATAG
- the LOC118231214 gene encoding cytochrome c oxidase assembly protein COX18, mitochondrial isoform X3 → MMRQNMARLVAATCRHACQGNRQILQPRVLSIAHAAFSSEPSVPLKPASVALLSRLRCPTHPGSLAPRRALSSNRPGWYESMADSTPVHLTEQLLVTMQQTTGLPWWASIIGTTLALRTVITLPLGAYQMVIIGKVEALQAEIAELAKRLRYEVSVRGKQLDWSEKVCRYQFKKNLRRIVSELYVRDNCHPFKASLLVWVQLPMWVCLSLALRNLSLGTADSTQALQGELAVGGALWFPDLTLPDSTWVMPVCLGLANLLSVEIFALRRLEASKLQKYVTNFIRGISLVMIPLAATVPSSMALYWLSSSCVGLFHNLLLRSPRFRRLCRIPPTRSDSDTPYRDIATAFVAKYLK, encoded by the exons ATGATGCGGCAAAACATGGCCAGACTGGTGGCGGCAACTTGTCGGCATGCCTGCCAAGGGAACCGACAGATTCTACAGCCGCGGGTTTTGAGCATCGCACACGCTGCTTTCTCCAGTGAGCCCAGCGTTCCGTTGAAACCCGCGTCAGTGGCGCTACTCAGCCGTCTTCGCTGCCCCACACATCCCGGGAGCTTAGCGCCGCGGAGGGCTCTAAGCTCAAACAGGCCCGGATGGTACGAAAGTATGGCGGATTCCACGCCGGTGCATCTGACCGAGCAGTTGCTAGTCACTATGCAGCAGACGACGGGGCTACCGTGGTGGGCCAGCATCATCGGCACCACCCTGGCGCTGCGGACCGTCATCACTCTCCCGTTGGGGGCCTATCAGATGGTCATAATAGGAAAG GTCGAGGCTCTGCAGGCGGAGATTGCGGAGTTGGCGAAACGCCTGCGCTACGAGGTCTCTGTGCGGGGCAAGCAGCTGGACTGGTCAGAAAAAGTCTGCCG GTACCAGTTCAAAAAGAACTTGCGGCGGATCGTTTCGGAGCTGTATGTGCGGGATAACTGCCACCCCTTCAAGGCCAGCctgctggtgtgggtgcagctGCCCATGTGGGTGTGCCTCTCCCTGGCTCTGCGAAACCTCAGCCTGGGCACGGCAGACTCCACACAGG CTCTGCAGGGAGAGCTGGCAGTAGGGGGCGCTCTCTGGTTTCCAGACCTCACTTTGCCTGACAGCACCTGGGTCATGCCTGTGTGCTTGGGGCTGGCTAACCTCCTCAGCGTGGAG ATATTTGCACTGCGGCGACTAGAAGCCTCAAAGCTTCAGAAGTACGTGACCAACTTCATTCGTGGAATTTCCCTGGTGATGATCCCTCTTGCAGCCACTGTTCCCTCC TCAATGGCCCTGTACTGGCTGAGCTCCAGCTGCGTGGGGCTGTTCCACAACCTGCTCCTGCGCTCCCCCCGATTCCGTCGGCTCTGCCGAATCCCGCCGACGCGGTCCGACTCGGACACGCCCTACCGCGACATCGCCACCGCCTTCGTCGCCAAGTACCTGAAATAG
- the LOC118232238 gene encoding stimulated by retinoic acid gene 6 protein-like isoform X1 produces the protein MIVEDTRSAGNQTCENGISMGLFLHLSLVPALFIMAVLSFLQRRTTLMALDSKIPALRGHFGIVVPLDLISSLSNRWSYGFAFGAVSSSVMVLFSERYLPFHVPTWAIAIVYLVGALEVGLAYFPFFACLSTPFRATGAVLGFLYTLVWVVVTLWDIVTCPAGHILGRFQKPVLQWPCILCLVFLLGRFVHMLVKAVRIHLELEGAEGQEQLLHSHQAQYVQILLSRPSQRKMELSWFQRKVYTWDPLFKFPNRMIGTSIISLIGLYIMTVADYSLSDYAFGSVDVLRGSLEDLIVSCNLTDHALAAWVPQLEEFTQVARGAWLTTTIFASLTSVSYTFHVLACYRKHLKRLWAGKKQFLPERYHRPSPVVSVAAIAKYSGWQIAFTMWGYLIIHFVQFLFALLIAYLVVLPLRHGRGLAMLSNLGFIVLTVGIVMGLVIVQLILVQTFFLQDKISPTDKQKPLALNNRRAFHNFNYFFFFYNVIMGLSTCILRLLTSCVLGTWLISRIDRTIMQRGYESLDPGYSTWIGMIFADHYHGNPVLICFCSLLLEERLQKERAAMAYSPSDCTPAVSDAGSRVRRRWLLLYTLLKNPQLILLRKRPASSGHTLVGRTPLDTVALACVLALQRNRIQGEATTPTPMKGGPGIPPLTD, from the exons ATGATAGTTGAAGATACCAG AAGTGCTGGCAATCAGACGTGTGAAAATGGCATTTCCATGGGTCTGTTCCTGCATCTTTCTCTTGTGCCGGCT CTCTTCATCATGGCTGTGCTGTCGTTCCTCCAGAGGAGGACTACACTTATGGCCCTCGACAGCAAGATCCCTGCTCTCAGGGGCCACTTTGGCATAGTTGT CCCACTGGACCTGATCAGCAGCCTCAGTAACAGGTGGTCTTACGGCTTCGCCTTCGGCGCGGTGTCGTCCAGCGTCATGGTGCTCTTCTCCGAGCGATATCTGCCGTTTCACGTCCCGACGTGGGCCATAG CCATCGTGTACCTGGTTGGCGCTCTGGAGGTGGGCTTGGCGTATTTCCCATTCTTTGCCTGCCTGTCGACCCCCTTTCGGGCGACCGGGGCAGTGCTGGGGTTCCTCTACACTCTAGTGTG GGTTGTAGTAACACTGTGGGACATTGTGACCTGCCCTGCTGGCCAT ATCCTCGGAAGGTTCCAGAAGCCAGTGCTGCAGTGGCCGTGTATCCTGTGTCTGGTGTTCCTACTGGGCCGATTTGTCCACATGCTGGTGAAGGCCGTCCGCATCCACCTGGagctggagggggcggag GGTCAGGAGCAGTTGCTTCATAGTCATCAGGCTCAGTACGTTCAGATTTTACTGAGCCGTCCTTCCCAacg gaagaTGGAGCTGAGCTGGTTTCAGAGGAAGGTTTACACCTGGGACCCACTCTTCAAGTTTCCCAACAGGATGATTGGCACTTCCATCATTTCTCTCATTGGCCTGTATATC atGACAGTGGCAGACTACAGCCTGAGCGACTACGCCTTCGGCAGTGTGGACGTGTTGAGGGGCTCCCTGGAGGATCTGATCGTTTCCTGTAACCTCACAGACCACGCCCTCGCTGCCTGGGTTCCCCAGCTGGAGGAGTTCACTCAAGTGGCCCGGG GTGCCTGGCTCACCACTACAATTTTTGCCAGCCTGACCTCTGTATCATACACATTTCACGTCTTAGCATGTTACAG AAAGCATCTGAAGAGATTATGGGCAGGAAAGAAGCAGTTCCTGCCGGAGAGGTACCACCGCCCCAGCCCCGTCGTCAGTGTG GCAGCCATTGCAAAGTACTCAGGCTGGCAGATTGCTTTTACTATGTGGG GCTACCTGATCATCCACTTTGTTCAGTTCCTCTTCGCGCTGCTCATAGCGTACCTGGTGGTCCTTCCTCTTCGTCACGGCAGAGGTCTGGCCATGCTGTCTAACCTGGGCTTCATCGT CCTGACGGTGGGCATAGTGATGGGTCTGGTCATCGTGCAGCTAATTCTTGTTCAGACCTTCTTTCTTCAAGACAAGATTTCCCCCACTGATAAACAGAAGCCCTTGGCTCTTAATAACAG GAGGGCCTTCCACAACTTCaactacttcttcttcttctacaaCGTGATCATGGGGCTGAGCACCTGCATCCTGAGGCTGCTGACCAGCTGCGTGCTGGGCACCTGGCTGATCTCCCGCATCGATCGCACCATCATGCAGAGGGGCTACGAGTCACTGGACCCAG GCTACAGCACCTGGATCGGAATGATCTTCGCCGACCATTACCACGGCAACCCTGTCCTGATATGCTTCTGCAGCCTCCTGCTGGAGGAGCGGCTCCAGAAGGAGAGAGCAGCCATGGCGTATTCCCCGTCAGACTGCACACCGGCCG TATCAGATGCAGGCAGCAGAGTAAGACGCCGATGGCTGCTGCTCTACACCCTGCTGAAGAACCCTCAGCTGATCCTGCTGAGGAAACGCCCCGCCTCCTCGGGCCACACCCTGGTGGGCCGCACTCCGCTGGACACCGTCGCCCTCGCCTGCGTCCTGGCCTTGCAGAGAAACAGGATTCAGGGGGAggcaaccacacccacacccatgaAGGGGGGGCCAGGCATACCCCCGTTGACTGACTGA
- the LOC118232238 gene encoding stimulated by retinoic acid gene 6 protein-like isoform X2 yields the protein MNFSPLDLISSLSNRWSYGFAFGAVSSSVMVLFSERYLPFHVPTWAIAIVYLVGALEVGLAYFPFFACLSTPFRATGAVLGFLYTLVWVVVTLWDIVTCPAGHILGRFQKPVLQWPCILCLVFLLGRFVHMLVKAVRIHLELEGAEGQEQLLHSHQAQYVQILLSRPSQRKMELSWFQRKVYTWDPLFKFPNRMIGTSIISLIGLYIMTVADYSLSDYAFGSVDVLRGSLEDLIVSCNLTDHALAAWVPQLEEFTQVARGAWLTTTIFASLTSVSYTFHVLACYRKHLKRLWAGKKQFLPERYHRPSPVVSVAAIAKYSGWQIAFTMWGYLIIHFVQFLFALLIAYLVVLPLRHGRGLAMLSNLGFIVLTVGIVMGLVIVQLILVQTFFLQDKISPTDKQKPLALNNRRAFHNFNYFFFFYNVIMGLSTCILRLLTSCVLGTWLISRIDRTIMQRGYESLDPGYSTWIGMIFADHYHGNPVLICFCSLLLEERLQKERAAMAYSPSDCTPAVSDAGSRVRRRWLLLYTLLKNPQLILLRKRPASSGHTLVGRTPLDTVALACVLALQRNRIQGEATTPTPMKGGPGIPPLTD from the exons ATGAATTTCAGCCCACTGGACCTGATCAGCAGCCTCAGTAACAGGTGGTCTTACGGCTTCGCCTTCGGCGCGGTGTCGTCCAGCGTCATGGTGCTCTTCTCCGAGCGATATCTGCCGTTTCACGTCCCGACGTGGGCCATAG CCATCGTGTACCTGGTTGGCGCTCTGGAGGTGGGCTTGGCGTATTTCCCATTCTTTGCCTGCCTGTCGACCCCCTTTCGGGCGACCGGGGCAGTGCTGGGGTTCCTCTACACTCTAGTGTG GGTTGTAGTAACACTGTGGGACATTGTGACCTGCCCTGCTGGCCAT ATCCTCGGAAGGTTCCAGAAGCCAGTGCTGCAGTGGCCGTGTATCCTGTGTCTGGTGTTCCTACTGGGCCGATTTGTCCACATGCTGGTGAAGGCCGTCCGCATCCACCTGGagctggagggggcggag GGTCAGGAGCAGTTGCTTCATAGTCATCAGGCTCAGTACGTTCAGATTTTACTGAGCCGTCCTTCCCAacg gaagaTGGAGCTGAGCTGGTTTCAGAGGAAGGTTTACACCTGGGACCCACTCTTCAAGTTTCCCAACAGGATGATTGGCACTTCCATCATTTCTCTCATTGGCCTGTATATC atGACAGTGGCAGACTACAGCCTGAGCGACTACGCCTTCGGCAGTGTGGACGTGTTGAGGGGCTCCCTGGAGGATCTGATCGTTTCCTGTAACCTCACAGACCACGCCCTCGCTGCCTGGGTTCCCCAGCTGGAGGAGTTCACTCAAGTGGCCCGGG GTGCCTGGCTCACCACTACAATTTTTGCCAGCCTGACCTCTGTATCATACACATTTCACGTCTTAGCATGTTACAG AAAGCATCTGAAGAGATTATGGGCAGGAAAGAAGCAGTTCCTGCCGGAGAGGTACCACCGCCCCAGCCCCGTCGTCAGTGTG GCAGCCATTGCAAAGTACTCAGGCTGGCAGATTGCTTTTACTATGTGGG GCTACCTGATCATCCACTTTGTTCAGTTCCTCTTCGCGCTGCTCATAGCGTACCTGGTGGTCCTTCCTCTTCGTCACGGCAGAGGTCTGGCCATGCTGTCTAACCTGGGCTTCATCGT CCTGACGGTGGGCATAGTGATGGGTCTGGTCATCGTGCAGCTAATTCTTGTTCAGACCTTCTTTCTTCAAGACAAGATTTCCCCCACTGATAAACAGAAGCCCTTGGCTCTTAATAACAG GAGGGCCTTCCACAACTTCaactacttcttcttcttctacaaCGTGATCATGGGGCTGAGCACCTGCATCCTGAGGCTGCTGACCAGCTGCGTGCTGGGCACCTGGCTGATCTCCCGCATCGATCGCACCATCATGCAGAGGGGCTACGAGTCACTGGACCCAG GCTACAGCACCTGGATCGGAATGATCTTCGCCGACCATTACCACGGCAACCCTGTCCTGATATGCTTCTGCAGCCTCCTGCTGGAGGAGCGGCTCCAGAAGGAGAGAGCAGCCATGGCGTATTCCCCGTCAGACTGCACACCGGCCG TATCAGATGCAGGCAGCAGAGTAAGACGCCGATGGCTGCTGCTCTACACCCTGCTGAAGAACCCTCAGCTGATCCTGCTGAGGAAACGCCCCGCCTCCTCGGGCCACACCCTGGTGGGCCGCACTCCGCTGGACACCGTCGCCCTCGCCTGCGTCCTGGCCTTGCAGAGAAACAGGATTCAGGGGGAggcaaccacacccacacccatgaAGGGGGGGCCAGGCATACCCCCGTTGACTGACTGA